A region from the Pontixanthobacter aestiaquae genome encodes:
- a CDS encoding RHS repeat-associated core domain-containing protein, whose product MFTIATGTAHDVRTDWTFNPAGQVIAENIDNNQFATHALPTADIDYTANGLNQYTAVDGFTQDYDINGNLTVSRQSDGMGGTDSTTYIYDTENRLVSISGTSNATLTYDPFGRLYRVTDGVTSDTRFHYDGDALVGEYNASGALLDRYVHGVSAGDDPLVWYEGSSTAVADANFLYTDRRGSVMAVFQRDGTIKAINTYDEYGVPGPSGTAQNLGRFRYTGQTWIPEAGLYYYKARMYSPTLGRFMQTDPIGYADGMNMYAYVGNDPVNFIDPTGLSEDDCPPNDQECRDREGDRYWEVIAIRKELQLRERAYGGVFYGVRINGPGVYYPRPGFELIVTTLEEVYGPVDDFITDTNPLIPGSDGCSIAGKAAGSASAFLEGVADFAGSGADLGLGAIVLTRGAVPPQVYAATAIAEGVAIFSDFASVALDGAAGNDTEAGLERATQNLMPGRQIATRLGADEDSGAAAARAAGQQPNTAPRRRCRF is encoded by the coding sequence TTGTTCACAATCGCTACAGGCACCGCCCATGATGTGCGCACCGACTGGACGTTTAACCCCGCCGGGCAAGTGATTGCAGAGAACATCGACAACAACCAGTTTGCAACGCACGCACTACCAACGGCCGACATCGACTACACCGCCAACGGCCTCAACCAATATACAGCCGTTGATGGCTTTACGCAGGATTATGACATTAACGGCAATCTCACCGTCAGCCGCCAATCCGATGGCATGGGCGGTACGGACTCGACCACCTATATCTATGACACAGAGAACCGCTTGGTCAGTATCAGCGGCACCAGCAATGCAACGCTGACCTATGACCCGTTCGGCAGGCTCTACCGCGTCACAGACGGGGTCACCAGTGACACACGGTTCCATTATGACGGCGATGCACTGGTGGGCGAATACAACGCCTCTGGCGCGCTTCTCGACCGCTATGTGCATGGGGTCAGCGCAGGCGATGATCCGCTCGTATGGTACGAGGGCAGCAGCACTGCGGTGGCGGATGCAAACTTCCTCTACACCGACCGCAGAGGCTCTGTGATGGCGGTGTTCCAGCGCGATGGCACGATCAAGGCGATCAACACCTATGACGAATACGGCGTTCCGGGACCAAGCGGCACCGCGCAGAATTTGGGCCGGTTCCGCTACACCGGGCAAACATGGATACCGGAGGCTGGGCTCTACTATTACAAAGCCCGCATGTACTCGCCCACGCTGGGCCGGTTTATGCAGACTGATCCGATTGGCTATGCCGATGGGATGAATATGTACGCCTATGTGGGCAATGATCCGGTGAACTTCATCGATCCAACTGGCCTAAGCGAGGACGACTGCCCACCAAACGATCAAGAATGTCGTGATCGAGAGGGAGATCGGTACTGGGAAGTTATCGCGATACGGAAAGAACTTCAGTTACGAGAAAGGGCATACGGCGGCGTTTTCTACGGTGTCCGCATAAACGGTCCTGGTGTATACTATCCTAGGCCTGGCTTTGAGTTGATAGTCACTACGTTGGAAGAAGTATATGGGCCAGTGGATGACTTCATTACAGACACGAACCCATTAATACCTGGGTCTGACGGCTGCAGTATCGCTGGAAAGGCGGCTGGATCTGCAAGTGCTTTTCTAGAAGGTGTCGCGGATTTTGCAGGGTCGGGAGCCGACTTAGGACTCGGCGCGATTGTGCTAACGAGAGGCGCGGTTCCTCCGCAAGTTTATGCCGCAACGGCAATCGCTGAAGGCGTCGCTATCTTCTCCGATTTTGCGTCCGTTGCTCTAGATGGAGCAGCTGGTAATGACACAGAAGCTGGCTTAGAGCGAGCAACGCAAAACTTAATGCCAGGACGGCAAATAGCGACACGACTTGGAGCAGACGAAGATTCTGGCGCAGCCGCTGCTAGGGCAGCTGGCCAACAACCGAACACAGCGCCTCGACGACGGTGCAGGTTTTAA
- a CDS encoding TrbC/VirB2 family protein, with translation MLAVFSASLFEPSGTNALQNAVDWLTGTLLGSVAIGLCVLAVAYVGLMLLSGRLAVREGLRVVLGCFLLLGAPTIAAALMGLRSSEPVQLPVAQIENEELGPREELPQSDYNPYGGASVRDDR, from the coding sequence ATGCTGGCGGTATTCTCTGCGTCACTGTTCGAACCATCCGGGACGAATGCACTCCAAAACGCTGTGGACTGGCTGACCGGAACGCTGCTTGGTAGTGTTGCGATTGGGCTGTGCGTTCTTGCGGTGGCCTATGTTGGGCTGATGCTGCTGAGCGGGCGGCTTGCGGTGCGCGAAGGTTTGCGCGTGGTGTTGGGATGCTTTTTGCTGCTAGGCGCACCGACAATTGCTGCCGCCCTGATGGGGCTGAGGTCTAGCGAGCCAGTGCAGCTTCCGGTTGCGCAGATCGAGAATGAAGAGCTTGGTCCGCGCGAGGAGTTGCCGCAGTCGGATTACAATCCATATGGCGGCGCGTCAGTTCGTGATGATCGGTAG
- the virB11 gene encoding P-type DNA transfer ATPase VirB11, whose protein sequence is MEAGYYLDSFLAPLAPVLARDDVTDIFINRPCEVWIESIGGGITVETIETLNEQMLGRLSRQIAAANSQGINRNQPLLSASLPDGSRVQIIAPPATRAGHAIAIRRHVASNMSLKDWGDGEAFLQLEAGKAAIDRERTYQTLGGTEAVEFLRSAVVNRRNILISGGTSTGKTTFLNGLLAEIPANERLILIEDTEELKLAHRNAVGMIAARGQMGEADVSAEDLLIAALRMRPDRIILGELRGSEAFTFLRAVNTGHPGSVTTIHADTPQRAIEQLALLVLQTGSRLSRDDVRHYVRESIDVFVQLERREGKRRVSQILAAE, encoded by the coding sequence GTGGAGGCCGGGTACTATCTTGACAGCTTTCTTGCGCCGCTCGCACCCGTTCTGGCGCGGGACGACGTAACCGACATTTTCATCAATCGGCCGTGCGAGGTCTGGATTGAGTCGATTGGTGGAGGCATCACGGTCGAGACAATCGAGACACTCAACGAGCAAATGCTCGGGCGCTTGTCGCGGCAGATCGCAGCGGCAAACTCGCAAGGTATCAACCGCAATCAACCGCTGCTCTCAGCTTCGCTACCGGATGGATCGCGCGTGCAAATCATTGCCCCGCCTGCGACCAGAGCAGGCCATGCAATTGCAATCCGGCGGCATGTCGCGTCGAATATGTCGCTCAAAGATTGGGGGGATGGAGAGGCCTTTCTGCAATTGGAAGCCGGCAAGGCCGCGATCGACCGAGAGCGGACGTATCAAACGCTCGGCGGTACAGAGGCGGTCGAGTTTCTTCGCAGCGCGGTCGTGAACCGGCGCAATATCCTGATCTCAGGCGGCACCTCTACCGGCAAGACGACCTTCCTCAACGGCTTGCTGGCGGAGATACCCGCCAACGAACGCCTGATCCTGATTGAAGACACCGAGGAACTTAAACTCGCACATCGCAATGCCGTAGGTATGATCGCGGCACGCGGGCAAATGGGCGAGGCGGATGTCAGTGCTGAGGATCTGCTAATCGCAGCCCTTCGTATGCGCCCTGATCGGATAATTCTGGGCGAGCTACGTGGCAGCGAGGCGTTCACCTTTCTGCGTGCCGTGAACACCGGCCACCCTGGCTCGGTTACAACCATCCACGCCGACACACCGCAGCGCGCTATCGAGCAGCTTGCGTTGCTCGTTCTACAAACCGGCTCTCGCCTTTCGCGCGATGATGTGCGTCACTATGTACGCGAGAGCATTGATGTGTTCGTCCAGCTTGAACGGCGCGAAGGCAAGCGCCGTGTCTCGCAGATATTGGCGGCAGAGTAG
- a CDS encoding TrbI/VirB10 family protein: MFDSAFQSNDGPPAQIATATGSRVKAERFVRPSQTIPQGTVIPAVLETALDSTRPGAARALVQRDIYSFDGTRILIQRGSRLYGEYDSGLAAGQNRALIQWTRLIRPDGVTIALDSPSSDPLGRAGVKGKVDSKFLQRFGGAILQSVLDIGVGLATQEIGSGVVVALPGSTQNVQIQNGNQVQRTLKVKHGTSVSVFVARDLDFSTVDF; the protein is encoded by the coding sequence GTGTTCGATAGTGCCTTCCAATCGAATGATGGGCCGCCTGCGCAAATTGCAACAGCAACCGGCAGCCGCGTCAAGGCAGAGCGCTTCGTCAGACCATCGCAAACCATTCCGCAGGGGACCGTCATTCCTGCCGTGCTAGAGACAGCGCTTGATTCCACGCGGCCAGGCGCAGCACGCGCATTGGTCCAACGCGACATTTACAGTTTCGATGGCACACGTATTCTGATCCAACGCGGCAGCCGTCTCTACGGCGAGTACGACTCTGGTCTCGCGGCAGGGCAAAACCGTGCACTGATCCAATGGACGCGGCTGATCCGGCCTGACGGAGTGACTATTGCGCTCGACTCTCCGTCCTCCGACCCGCTTGGAAGAGCTGGCGTCAAGGGCAAGGTTGATAGCAAGTTTCTCCAAAGGTTCGGTGGCGCCATTCTGCAGTCGGTTCTCGACATCGGTGTTGGGCTGGCCACTCAGGAAATTGGCAGCGGCGTTGTCGTGGCTTTGCCCGGCAGCACGCAAAACGTGCAAATTCAGAATGGCAATCAGGTGCAGCGCACATTGAAGGTCAAGCACGGCACCAGCGTGTCAGTCTTTGTGGCTCGTGATCTCGATTTCTCGACCGTCGATTTCTGA
- a CDS encoding TrbG/VirB9 family P-type conjugative transfer protein — MKRLIFRLASPCAVYAALFAAPIAAQVLPVPSAENPRIQSITWVAGQEVLLTALPKTGLTVLLEPGEEIRRVSVENQNQLDVRVSAEQDSLLIIPQIDDAVARMLVQTNRRDYRFSVQTAFGLSAAYLVKFTFAEADSTTTFAGPESTGKRWAYRLRGDRVVRPAEISDDGLRTRILFGAEQALPAVFAIGPGGDEEVVNGYMRDGVFVIDRVYSELVFRIDKEKATARRNQEPDSADS, encoded by the coding sequence GTGAAACGTCTTATATTTCGTTTAGCCTCACCTTGCGCAGTCTATGCGGCTCTTTTTGCGGCACCAATAGCTGCCCAGGTCCTCCCAGTACCAAGCGCCGAAAATCCTCGCATCCAGTCCATAACTTGGGTCGCAGGACAGGAAGTGCTGCTAACCGCCTTACCAAAAACGGGCCTGACCGTTTTGCTTGAACCAGGTGAGGAAATCAGGCGTGTATCGGTTGAGAATCAGAACCAACTTGATGTGCGCGTCTCAGCCGAACAGGATAGTCTACTTATAATCCCGCAGATCGATGACGCCGTGGCGCGAATGTTGGTCCAGACCAATCGCCGCGACTACCGATTCAGCGTGCAGACGGCTTTCGGTTTGAGTGCAGCCTATTTGGTTAAGTTCACCTTCGCTGAGGCAGACTCAACGACTACTTTTGCCGGGCCTGAGTCAACCGGCAAGAGATGGGCATATCGCTTGAGAGGAGACCGTGTGGTCCGTCCGGCTGAGATCAGCGATGACGGGCTGAGGACCAGGATCCTATTCGGAGCGGAACAGGCGCTACCCGCAGTGTTTGCTATCGGTCCAGGCGGCGATGAGGAAGTCGTGAACGGCTATATGCGCGATGGCGTGTTCGTTATCGACAGGGTATATTCGGAACTGGTTTTCAGGATCGACAAAGAAAAGGCCACCGCGCGCCGTAATCAGGAGCCAGACAGTGCCGACTCCTGA
- a CDS encoding virB8 family protein → MNTSHDTDLDPADLPDSWAHSVTGSLERSSRRAWIVAALLGTIALLEAIALVFLLPLKTVEPYTLLVDRQTGNVEELAPLDEQTVAPDTALTRSFLVQYVNAREGFDLDALQDNYRKITLQTSGAERQRYIDLMQGGNPLSPLSFMSRDGIIRTDIRSISSLAANRSMVRFTTTQTDQTGRARPPEYWAAVIDYEFSTAEMSEADRFVNPLGFQVTRYRRSAETLPEVEAVRDQSLPNTAAAEVSE, encoded by the coding sequence GTGAACACATCGCACGATACTGATCTGGACCCAGCTGACTTGCCCGATAGCTGGGCCCACAGCGTTACCGGTAGTCTCGAGCGCTCCAGTCGCCGCGCATGGATTGTAGCTGCATTATTGGGCACAATTGCATTGCTTGAGGCGATAGCTTTGGTTTTCCTGCTGCCGCTTAAGACGGTCGAACCATACACTCTGCTGGTGGACCGGCAGACTGGAAATGTAGAGGAGCTAGCACCGCTTGATGAACAGACCGTAGCACCTGATACTGCGCTGACACGGTCCTTCTTGGTGCAGTATGTGAACGCGCGTGAAGGTTTTGATCTCGACGCCCTGCAAGACAATTACCGCAAGATAACGCTGCAAACGAGCGGTGCAGAACGTCAGCGTTACATTGATCTGATGCAGGGGGGCAATCCGCTTAGCCCGTTATCATTCATGAGCCGTGACGGGATTATCCGCACGGATATCCGCAGCATTTCGTCGCTTGCTGCAAATCGCTCAATGGTGCGCTTTACAACAACGCAAACGGATCAGACCGGACGTGCCAGGCCGCCAGAATACTGGGCTGCGGTCATCGACTATGAGTTTTCGACAGCAGAGATGAGCGAGGCCGACCGGTTCGTGAATCCGCTAGGCTTTCAGGTCACCCGGTATCGGCGTAGTGCGGAGACGTTGCCCGAAGTAGAGGCAGTTCGGGATCAGTCATTACCAAATACGGCCGCGGCAGAGGTATCGGAGTGA
- a CDS encoding type IV secretion system protein, translating into MACPTIITGDRFLLRVIDHIDCQAQFLGSYGYQALGQPGSLASNVMLGLLTLFIALFAIRLLFGPAPGGRDVVFDLLKIGIILTVAFSWPAFRTVVHDVVVDGPAQVASIVAAPALTGHSERLADRLQKADTAMVRLAELGTGRNTGVALEGGETGASFSGTSLQDDTALGYSRMFFLSGTMGSLVLIRIAAALLLALAPLAAGLLLFEATRGLFSGWIKGLTLSMLGSIGITIASLFELSILEPWLADALRVRSLGYAVPSAPIELFAITAAFAVVKFALIWLLAKVAFTRGWINIPVLKAEQMTNLFNPQASILANMGDRVNPSRVQRIADNVETVVRREQNTEIRRLSHRSLLEDGAASTDRAVSGGKEGAAREPARLGSSYRSPARRNRFDSLRGDRES; encoded by the coding sequence ATGGCGTGTCCAACCATCATTACGGGCGACCGTTTCCTGCTGCGGGTAATCGATCATATCGACTGCCAAGCCCAATTTCTGGGCAGCTATGGCTATCAAGCGTTAGGGCAGCCGGGGTCACTTGCCTCGAACGTGATGCTCGGGCTGCTCACACTTTTTATTGCTCTGTTTGCGATCCGGCTGTTGTTTGGTCCGGCACCGGGCGGTCGTGACGTGGTGTTCGATCTGCTCAAGATAGGGATCATTTTGACGGTAGCATTCTCATGGCCGGCCTTCCGGACTGTTGTTCACGATGTCGTTGTCGACGGCCCGGCCCAAGTGGCCAGCATTGTCGCCGCACCTGCATTGACAGGCCATAGCGAGCGTTTAGCGGATCGATTACAGAAGGCCGATACCGCGATGGTCAGGCTGGCAGAGCTAGGGACAGGGAGAAATACTGGGGTCGCGCTTGAAGGAGGGGAAACCGGCGCCTCATTTTCTGGCACATCGCTGCAAGACGATACTGCACTCGGCTACAGCCGGATGTTCTTCCTATCGGGAACTATGGGGTCGCTCGTTTTGATCAGAATTGCCGCTGCTTTGCTGTTAGCTTTGGCACCTTTGGCAGCCGGGTTGCTTCTGTTTGAAGCGACACGGGGGCTATTCTCAGGATGGATCAAGGGCCTCACCCTATCGATGCTCGGCTCTATCGGCATCACAATTGCGTCGCTGTTTGAATTGTCGATCTTGGAGCCGTGGCTTGCCGATGCGCTGCGCGTTCGCTCGTTGGGCTATGCGGTGCCATCGGCCCCTATTGAGCTTTTCGCGATCACCGCAGCATTTGCGGTTGTTAAGTTCGCTTTGATTTGGCTGCTTGCGAAAGTCGCCTTCACCCGGGGTTGGATCAATATCCCGGTTTTGAAAGCCGAACAAATGACAAACTTGTTCAACCCACAAGCCTCCATATTGGCGAATATGGGCGACCGCGTTAATCCCTCCAGAGTCCAACGTATCGCGGACAATGTGGAAACTGTGGTTAGACGTGAGCAGAATACCGAGATACGCCGATTGTCACATCGATCTCTACTTGAAGATGGTGCTGCGAGTACGGATCGCGCGGTTTCTGGCGGAAAAGAAGGTGCAGCACGTGAACCAGCTCGACTGGGCAGCTCCTACCGCAGCCCAGCAAGACGGAATAGATTTGATTCATTGAGAGGGGACCGTGAATCGTGA
- a CDS encoding VirB4 family type IV secretion system protein, producing the protein MQFLSPLIKPALTRDPKVIANERPAGAHLPYARHLDDSTIQTRDGTLMQTIRLGGLLFETADSDELNYRAELRDAMLRTLGSSRFAIYHHVIRRRADVTLDSDYVDDFSQKLDLRWRERLSAKHLYINELFLTIIRRPLQGQIGLAERVRGWFAKSSQNIALRLATEKHALDSAREALMASLSAYDPQLLSRYESDSGERSEPIEFLSYLFNGDMRPVATPHGDIGHHIPTRRASFGQEAIELAPSGPLERRFVALVSIKDYPGQTMPGMFDELYRLPFEINVSQSFAFVERRQALGRMNLALRRMRSAEDEALSLRHELTNAKDEVAAGRAGFGEHHTTIAIHADNLTTLDTQVAEVIALMADLGINAVREDIALEPAFWSQFPGNFRYLPRRGLVSTTNFAGLASLHNFPVGKVHGNHWGEAVTLFETTAAGPYFFNFHQKDLGNFTIIGPSGSGKTVVLNFLLAQAQKFRPRTIFFDKDRGAELFIRAIGGNYDRLDPAFKSGLNPLQLRKNAANAAFLQEWLTLLVGEVTSAEQEQLKDALEANFAQPKEMRQLRHFAELCRGQDRPTPGDLYSRLKPWFGDGEHAWLFDNPKDITDLTANTVGFDMTAILDHPVARTPAMLYFFHRVEQRLDGNPTILVIDEGWKALDDPVFVRKIKDWEKTIRKRNGIVGFATQSAQDALESQIASAIIEQAATQIFMINPKARAEDYIQGFGLSPHEFELVKSLPDNSHCFLIKHGKESVVARLDLSGEQELLTILSGRESTVRLFDELVGKTGTDPANWMHLLLEKAA; encoded by the coding sequence ATGCAATTCTTATCGCCCTTGATTAAACCTGCGCTGACTCGTGATCCCAAGGTGATCGCCAATGAGAGACCAGCAGGCGCGCATTTGCCGTATGCGCGGCATTTGGACGATTCTACCATCCAGACCCGCGATGGCACGTTGATGCAGACCATTCGCTTGGGCGGATTATTGTTCGAGACTGCCGATAGTGACGAGCTCAACTATCGCGCAGAGCTGCGGGATGCGATGCTCAGGACATTGGGTAGCTCACGCTTTGCAATCTATCACCACGTCATTCGCCGGCGGGCGGATGTTACGCTGGACAGTGATTACGTTGACGATTTTTCGCAGAAGCTCGATCTGCGGTGGCGCGAGCGCCTGAGCGCCAAGCATCTCTACATAAATGAATTATTCCTCACGATCATCCGCCGCCCGCTTCAAGGGCAAATTGGATTGGCAGAACGAGTGCGCGGATGGTTCGCCAAATCGTCGCAAAATATCGCTCTGCGGCTTGCGACAGAAAAACATGCACTGGACAGCGCACGAGAAGCGCTAATGGCGTCGCTCAGCGCCTATGATCCGCAATTGTTGTCGCGATACGAGAGTGACTCTGGCGAGAGATCAGAGCCAATCGAGTTCCTATCCTATTTGTTCAATGGAGATATGCGGCCAGTTGCTACACCGCATGGTGACATAGGCCATCATATCCCGACGCGCAGGGCAAGCTTTGGGCAAGAAGCTATAGAACTTGCGCCCAGCGGTCCTTTAGAGCGGCGGTTTGTGGCCTTGGTGTCGATCAAGGATTATCCCGGGCAGACGATGCCGGGTATGTTTGACGAGCTTTATCGTCTGCCGTTTGAGATCAACGTCAGCCAGAGCTTTGCTTTTGTGGAACGGCGACAAGCATTGGGCCGGATGAATTTAGCGCTCCGCCGAATGCGCTCTGCAGAAGACGAAGCTTTGTCGCTGCGTCACGAGCTCACCAACGCGAAGGATGAAGTGGCTGCGGGCCGGGCGGGTTTTGGAGAACACCACACTACTATCGCAATTCATGCTGACAATTTGACCACGCTTGATACGCAAGTCGCTGAAGTTATCGCTCTTATGGCTGATTTGGGCATCAATGCAGTGCGAGAGGACATTGCGCTCGAGCCTGCCTTCTGGTCGCAGTTCCCCGGTAATTTTCGTTATCTTCCCCGGCGAGGCTTGGTGTCGACAACTAATTTCGCCGGATTGGCAAGCCTCCACAATTTCCCCGTGGGCAAAGTCCATGGGAACCACTGGGGCGAAGCAGTTACTCTGTTCGAGACAACGGCAGCGGGGCCATATTTCTTCAATTTCCACCAGAAGGATCTTGGCAATTTTACGATCATCGGTCCATCCGGCTCGGGAAAAACGGTAGTCCTTAATTTCCTTTTGGCGCAGGCTCAGAAGTTTCGTCCCCGGACGATATTCTTCGACAAAGATCGCGGTGCTGAACTGTTCATCCGGGCCATTGGCGGAAATTACGACCGACTTGATCCGGCCTTTAAGTCGGGGCTTAATCCCCTGCAGCTTCGGAAGAATGCTGCAAATGCGGCTTTTCTACAAGAATGGCTGACTCTGTTGGTGGGGGAAGTCACGAGCGCCGAGCAGGAGCAGCTAAAGGACGCGCTTGAGGCAAATTTTGCGCAACCGAAAGAGATGCGGCAACTGCGCCATTTTGCCGAACTGTGTCGCGGACAAGATCGCCCGACGCCTGGTGATCTCTACTCGCGGTTGAAGCCATGGTTTGGCGATGGCGAACATGCTTGGCTGTTCGACAATCCCAAAGACATTACCGATCTGACCGCGAATACTGTCGGGTTCGACATGACCGCCATCCTGGATCATCCGGTCGCACGAACACCCGCAATGCTCTATTTCTTCCACCGCGTGGAACAGCGGCTTGACGGCAATCCGACTATTCTGGTTATTGATGAAGGATGGAAAGCGCTTGATGACCCTGTGTTTGTTCGCAAGATCAAGGATTGGGAGAAGACAATCCGGAAGCGTAACGGTATTGTCGGGTTCGCAACTCAAAGCGCCCAGGACGCATTGGAGAGCCAGATTGCCAGCGCGATCATTGAGCAAGCCGCGACGCAGATATTCATGATCAACCCGAAAGCGCGAGCCGAGGATTATATTCAAGGGTTTGGACTGAGCCCACATGAGTTCGAACTGGTCAAATCACTTCCCGATAATTCGCATTGTTTCTTGATCAAACACGGTAAAGAGAGTGTGGTTGCGAGGCTTGATTTAAGCGGTGAGCAAGAGCTTCTCACCATCCTTTCCGGGCGTGAAAGCACGGTTCGGCTATTCGACGAATTGGTCGGTAAAACAGGAACTGATCCAGCAAACTGGATGCATTTACTCCTCGAAAAAGCCGCCTGA
- a CDS encoding type IV secretion system protein VirB3, whose product MSDELRRDTLFVALTRPQMFAGVTFTFFVINVIIAVELFLVFRSFWVLLAALTLHGIAMLLCLHEPRFFDLWITRVRNCPRVKNYGMWRCNSYRP is encoded by the coding sequence ATGAGTGATGAGTTGAGACGAGATACGCTATTTGTGGCGCTTACCCGTCCCCAGATGTTCGCTGGCGTCACATTTACATTCTTTGTGATCAATGTGATTATAGCTGTTGAGTTGTTTTTGGTCTTCAGGAGCTTTTGGGTATTGCTGGCGGCGCTTACGCTGCACGGTATCGCGATGCTGCTCTGCTTGCATGAGCCGCGCTTTTTTGATCTCTGGATCACCCGCGTGCGGAATTGCCCGAGAGTCAAAAACTACGGAATGTGGCGATGCAATTCTTATCGCCCTTGA
- a CDS encoding tyrosine-type recombinase/integrase — protein sequence MTYSQFDPAAQNRVPWNFGAKIGPKRPFKQKQIWAIRFFLDREQRIRDRALFDMAIDSKLRGCDLVELKIGDLVSGSDIRKRATITQRKTGRPVQFEIAADARASLFAWLELRGGSVEDFVFPSRVDHSRHLSTRQYARLVDEWVEAIGRRPEEYGTHSLRRTKASIIYKATGNIRAIQILLGHSKIENTVRYLGVDIEDALTLAEKTEI from the coding sequence ATGACATATTCGCAGTTTGATCCAGCCGCCCAAAACCGCGTGCCTTGGAACTTTGGAGCGAAGATTGGTCCTAAGCGGCCATTCAAACAAAAGCAGATCTGGGCGATCCGGTTCTTCCTTGATCGCGAGCAGCGCATTCGGGATCGAGCACTTTTCGACATGGCGATCGATAGCAAGCTCAGAGGTTGTGATCTGGTCGAGCTAAAGATCGGTGATCTGGTGTCAGGGTCTGACATTCGGAAACGCGCCACGATCACCCAGCGAAAAACAGGCCGACCTGTCCAATTTGAGATCGCCGCAGATGCAAGAGCAAGCTTGTTCGCGTGGCTCGAGCTCAGGGGTGGTAGCGTTGAGGATTTTGTCTTTCCCAGTCGAGTTGATCATTCACGCCATCTCAGCACACGCCAATACGCAAGGCTGGTTGATGAATGGGTGGAGGCAATTGGGCGGCGGCCGGAGGAATATGGGACGCACTCACTTCGAAGGACCAAGGCTTCGATAATCTACAAAGCCACGGGTAACATTCGAGCAATTCAAATTCTGCTTGGGCACTCGAAAATTGAGAATACGGTCCGGTACTTGGGTGTCGATATCGAAGACGCACTTACCCTGGCTGAGAAGACCGAGATTTGA
- a CDS encoding DUF3489 domain-containing protein, whose protein sequence is MTTATKTSAKARNRRMARMPADHGNNNEKIGAKKPAAGIAKAAAKPSETPKKPAKIELVLIMLRRAEGATLDQMVEATGWLPHTTRAALTGLKKKGHVISSEKMDGVRTYHVAASSNA, encoded by the coding sequence ATGACAACCGCAACCAAGACTTCCGCCAAAGCCCGCAATCGCCGCATGGCACGCATGCCTGCAGATCACGGCAACAACAACGAGAAGATAGGGGCGAAGAAGCCTGCTGCAGGAATTGCAAAGGCAGCTGCCAAACCCAGTGAGACACCGAAGAAACCGGCCAAGATCGAACTGGTCCTCATCATGTTGCGCCGTGCGGAAGGCGCAACGCTCGACCAAATGGTCGAAGCCACAGGCTGGCTTCCACATACCACACGAGCAGCACTGACGGGCCTGAAGAAGAAAGGTCATGTCATCAGCAGCGAGAAGATGGACGGCGTGCGCACCTACCACGTCGCGGCATCCAGTAACGCGTAA
- a CDS encoding DUF2924 domain-containing protein, which yields MDLDVKIGRLIEMNPSQKKAEWRKVFGSPAPPAFGIALMTRAIAARYQEKALGGLTKAELRMLEVQSRKDKRHPRCVRATSVKPGTWLSRTWHGEVHEVVVLEGAFEYRGSRYRSLTAIAKHITGSAWSGPRFFGLHSSRLGALGVTRHD from the coding sequence ATGGATTTGGACGTGAAGATCGGGCGGCTTATTGAGATGAACCCGTCCCAGAAAAAGGCTGAGTGGCGCAAAGTGTTCGGCTCACCTGCGCCGCCAGCCTTTGGTATCGCATTGATGACCCGCGCTATCGCCGCCCGATATCAGGAGAAGGCGCTGGGCGGGCTCACCAAAGCGGAGCTGCGCATGCTCGAAGTCCAGTCGCGGAAAGATAAGCGCCATCCACGCTGTGTCAGGGCTACAAGCGTCAAACCCGGCACATGGCTCTCGCGCACATGGCATGGCGAAGTCCACGAAGTGGTGGTGCTCGAAGGGGCTTTTGAATATCGCGGCAGCCGATATCGCTCCCTCACCGCTATCGCCAAGCATATTACCGGCTCCGCATGGTCAGGCCCGCGCTTCTTCGGCCTACACAGCTCCCGCCTCGGAGCCTTGGGAGTGACGCGTCATGACTAG